A DNA window from Engystomops pustulosus chromosome 6, aEngPut4.maternal, whole genome shotgun sequence contains the following coding sequences:
- the LOC140065152 gene encoding uncharacterized protein: MTCVLSSQSLWSDEQNMPRIVVFESDHNEENSNNGSECEESYSDKPEPVGQQRIHTGDKSLSRIDSEQFCPGKGNFVNYQRSHTAAKPFPCAYCEKGYNQKSNLVRHERIHTDENPYVCSECGKLFRDKYNLIRHLRIHTGVRPYPCSVCEKRFNSTSDLVVHQRIHTGEKPYSCTECGKSYVAKNDLVRHSRTHAGVKPFSCTECGKCFTQKTHLRRHQKSHTGEKPFSCP, from the coding sequence ATGACGTGTGTCCTCTCTTCACAATCACTATGGAGTGATGAGCAGAATATGCCTCGTATCGTTGTATTTGAAAGTGATCACAATGAAGAGAATTCGAATAACGGTTCAGAATGTGAGGAAAGTTACAGTGATAAACCAGAACCGGTAGGAcaacagagaattcacacaggggacaaATCATTATCGCGAATTGATTCTGAGCAATTTTGCCCAGGGAAAGGGAATTTTGTTAActatcagagaagtcacacagcagCGAAGCCATTTCCTTGTGCGTATTGTGAGAAAGGTTATAACCAGAAATCCAATCTTGTTAGACATGAGCGCATTCACACGGATGAGAACCCATATGTCTGTTCAGAATGCGGGAAATTATTCCGCGATAAATACAATCTCATTAGACATCTAAGGATTCACACgggggtgaggccctatccaTGTTCTGTATGTGAGAAAAGATTTAACTCCACATCAGATCTTgttgtacatcagagaattcacacaggggagaagccatattcctgtacagaatgtgggaaaagttatgTTGCTAAAAACGATCTTGTTCGCCATTCCAGGACACACGCGGgggtgaagccattttcatgtacagaatgcgggaaatgttttacccagaaaacACATCTAAGAAGACATCAGAAaagtcacactggggagaagccattttcatgtccataA